The window TTGTCTTATCAGTGCCACATGATGATATGTGGCACTTTTTCTTAGCGTTTATCTAATGACCAGTACCGATGTCTTGGCATGGCGAACAAGCGTAGATGCGGTCGAACCAAGTAAATAGGTTGAGGCACTTGGTCGATGGGAACCTATTACAATTAAGTTAGCTTCGATATCATCGGCATAACTGAGTATTTCATCTTTGGCTGAACCAATGCCAATTTTACATACCATTTTGTCATCAGGGATATTGATGTCCTTGATCACTTCTTCTAACGCTCTGAGTGCGAGAATAGAACGCTCCGCTGAGTTTTTATGACTTTCAGGCAGAATAGTCACTTCAATACCAAAAAATAGTTCAGCGCTTGGGATCACTGATAAGAAGTGGATTTCAGGGGAACCTAATTTTGATAGCTCTTCAATATGTTTGATGATTTGTGGATTAAGCGAATCTTCTAGTAGGTCGATAGGGACTAAAATTTTATTATACATAACCACCTCATTCGTATGTTAATTGGCGCTATTATAGCAGCTAGCCGTTAATATAGTATAAGTGAGTTGCCTTTTGTTAATTACATTGGAT of the Providencia stuartii genome contains:
- a CDS encoding universal stress protein; the encoded protein is MYNKILVPIDLLEDSLNPQIIKHIEELSKLGSPEIHFLSVIPSAELFFGIEVTILPESHKNSAERSILALRALEEVIKDINIPDDKMVCKIGIGSAKDEILSYADDIEANLIVIGSHRPSASTYLLGSTASTLVRHAKTSVLVIR